The segment CGTTGAACTCTGGGTGCATGTAAAGGACAGGGAGAGTCCAAGCAGGCTGGTTAAATTTATACAGAGTGAGGAGATGTTGGCGGGCGATCGCAACAGCTTGGTCAATCGACAACCGCTCTGCTAACTTTTGAGAGAGTTTTTGAATAAAACTTAGGGCTTCATGGTCAGCGATCGAATCTCGCATTCCCAAGACCGCAGGCACCCCATGGTGAATCAACACCTCAGCTAAGCTGCTGCGTGGAATTGCTTGCTGACCATCTTGATCGGGTTGAGCACTCCAACATGCATTGAAGACAGCCAAGGTAACGCGACAGCGCGTGAGCACTTGTGCCAATTCTGTCCCACTCATAGCCACATCAGGACAGAGCAACAACAGCCCTCCATTGGGAGCAGGTTTACCGTGCCCTGCATAAAACATAACGTTATAGTCTCCCCGTTCTAGGCACGCAATCAACTCTGCTGGTGTTGGTTGTACGAGTGTATCCACATGGCAAGGGGTGCGAGCAGTCACTACAGAATCAACATCCAGCATTTGGCTAGAGGTACGCATGACTTGGGCTAGGATGTCAGCTTCTTTTTCTAACTTCAGTCTACTAGTCTCTGCTTTTACGCCAGAGTCAGTATCTTCTCCTAGTACCAGTAAAATTCGCAGGAACTGGTTAGCTAGCTGGGAGGGTAAAGGGTCTACGTCGCTAGTCGTGCGACTAAACAACAACTGCTCACTGAGAGAGATTGCTTGCTTGCCTGCTTGGGGTTGCATGATTTCCCAAGGTAGGCCCACCAAATTGGGATCGCGAATTTCTAGCCGCAGACGCAAGGGTTTGGATTGCCCCATGGCAATGCCAGCACTTTGATTGAGGCTGCTCTGGATTGCCCCATCAAATAGCCACTGCCACAGGCTAATCCCTAAATGTTGCATAAGGCGACTGGTTTTAGAGCCACCAGTTTGCTCTACCTCTAATGAAGGAAGAGGCAAGGGAGAGGTAGCCGCAGCTACACTAGGGACAGGTGGCAGGCCTCGGAGGGCAAACATTTCTTGCCATGCCTGCCAAAGTTGATTCAGTTCGTGAGACCAGATGCAGTCATGGTGAACATAACCTCCTGGATAGGGGGCGTTAATCACCCAAACGGCATAGTGATTGGTTCCAGATGCCTTTAATTGGTCGATCGCTAAGCTAAGGCAAAGGTTTTCAGGAGCAACCATGTCGCTGCAAGCATTCCAATAGGTTTGGTGGTAACGGCGTGTCTACCAGTCTATCGAAGAACGGGGGGGTTGCGGAATTTAGCCGGAATGTCCTGCAATCCGTCCATTTAGCCCAGACCAGTTTAGCCCATAATATTACTGATATTGCCGTCCACGCCATCGTTTAGGTGTTTGCAGCGAGGAAAGAGTAATGCGCAGCCAAGCCAGAGGATCGGATAAGGGTGAGAGCCAGAACGTCCACGATTGTCGAGCTTGGGTAAAGTCATAGGCGGGGGCGATCGCAACTAACAGCAGAGTGCGTACAAGCACCAAAAAGCTATTTAACCCAACATTGGCTAACAGTACAGGATTGCCATAACCGAGTAGCAACAGGGTTGTAGAGATTGCCAGCATGGGCAACGGTAACCCCTGTACTGCCAACAGAAACCAGATGTCACCCCAAATTTGGGCACGGGTACTGGCATCCTTTAAGTCGAGGGAGCGGCCCCACTCACGCCATGTTTCCATTGCCCCCTCGTACATTCTCACCTGGATTAGGTTGCGTCCATCCAAAAAACCA is part of the Cyanobacteriota bacterium genome and harbors:
- a CDS encoding CHAT domain-containing protein, giving the protein MVAPENLCLSLAIDQLKASGTNHYAVWVINAPYPGGYVHHDCIWSHELNQLWQAWQEMFALRGLPPVPSVAAATSPLPLPSLEVEQTGGSKTSRLMQHLGISLWQWLFDGAIQSSLNQSAGIAMGQSKPLRLRLEIRDPNLVGLPWEIMQPQAGKQAISLSEQLLFSRTTSDVDPLPSQLANQFLRILLVLGEDTDSGVKAETSRLKLEKEADILAQVMRTSSQMLDVDSVVTARTPCHVDTLVQPTPAELIACLERGDYNVMFYAGHGKPAPNGGLLLLCPDVAMSGTELAQVLTRCRVTLAVFNACWSAQPDQDGQQAIPRSSLAEVLIHHGVPAVLGMRDSIADHEALSFIQKLSQKLAERLSIDQAVAIARQHLLTLYKFNQPAWTLPVLYMHPEFNGELLKPLEEGKTELPRNSPTQVRRKLPTAYLRLLESQDKVWPIQGGMMRVGRKLENDLVIQEQWVSQKHAEIFYRDVQADSETNSCYFLRDFSRYGTLMLNGDDWQKIHHQEIPLRSGTRLKFGSSQGQTLEFLVDVPVNPDA